CGTTCTCGATGAGCCGGTCGGCCTCGGTCTTGGCGCGTCCCGTGCTCGCCTCGTACTCCCGCTTGGCGGTGGCGGCCAGGCGCGCGGCCTCCTCACGGGCCTCGGCGACCATGCGCTCGCTGTGCTGACGAGCCTCGGCGACCATGCGGTCAGCCTGCGACTTCGCGTCCGCGAGCAGTCGGTCCGCCTCCGCCCTGGCGTGGTTGACCAGCGAGTCCGCCTCGGCGGCCGCCGCGGAGACCGTCGAGGTCGAATGCTCCTTGGCCTCCCTCAGCAACGTATCGCGGGCGTCCAGCACATCCTGGGCGTCGTCGAGTTCACCGGGGATCGCGTCCTTGATGTCGTCGATCAACTCCAGGACATCGCCGCGGGGCACCACGCAGCCGGCGGTCATGGGCACACCGCGTGCTTCTTCCACAATCGCGCCCAATTCGTCGAGCGCCTCAAATACTCGGTACACGGCAACACCCTCCAGGCATAGTTGACAGTTACCAGTGTGCCTGGTGTTACGCCTGTGACTCAGCTACCGACTCGGTGTGTCGCGTCCAGGCTGATAATTTCTGCGCCACCGCTTCCCCAGGCCGCAGGTCCGTCTGCGTTTCGCCGGGAACATTATGTCAACACGCCGAAGCGGCGGCCCCATACGTGGGGCTCGACGGTGAATCTCGTGGGATTCACCGTCGCGGGATGCGGACTAGCGGACCGCCGCGGCGATCGCGTCGCGCGCCCGATCGAGCATCGATGCGAACGGACCCGCGATGAAGTTCGCCTTGGCGCTCTCCACGCCTGCGTGCGGACGGGTGGGCGCGATGGCCTGCGCCGCCAGCACCGCCTTCGCCATCCGGCCGCGATCGTCTGCCGAGAGCTTGTTCTCGAGCTTGGTGAACTCCTCGTTCTCCTCGTGCTCGGCATGGTCGATGACGGCGTCGCGGAACTTCGCGAGCTCGTCGAGGAACTCCTTCGAATCGATGTCCATGCCCTCGAGCGCCGACAGCATCTTCTTGGCCTCGTGCTCCTCGGCCAGGCGCGCGTCGACGATCTCGTCGCCCTTGGCCGCCTCGTGACGGACCCGCGGGTGGACCACCATCTCCTCGGCGGTCTCGTGCACGGCCAGCAACTGGCGCAGGTCGACGAAGGCTTCCTCGCGCGCCTTCGCGTCCGAGGCGCTGAACACCTCGTCGAACATGTCCTTGATCAGGTTGTGCTGATCCTTGAGGAACTTCACGACGTCATCGGTGGACTGAACAAACGTCTCAACCACGGCAAAACCTCCAAAACTCATGGGAATTAGTTAGGGCGCAATGGGCTGTGCGCCGCCTTCTACCTACCCCGTGAGCGAGGTGCTTAACCCTTGAGCTTGGCCTGAAGCCGCACGTTGACGGGCTCGGGCAGCAGATGGGAGACGTCGCCGCCGAGCGTCGCGACCTCCTTCGCCAGCGACGACGATACGAACGAATACGTCGGCGTCGTCGCGACGAAGAACGTGTCGACGCCCGCGATGTGCTTGTTCATCTGCGCCATCTGGAGTTCGTATTCGAAGTCGGTCCCCGTGCGCAGACCCTTGACGATCGCGGTCAGGCCGCGGCTCTTGACGAAGTCGACGACCAGTCCCTCGCCGGACTCCGCGCGCAGATTCGGCAGGTGTGCCGTGGACTCCTCGATCATCGCGATGCGCTCGTCGAGGGTGAACATCCCCTTCTTGTTGGGATTGATCAGGACCGCCACGACGACCTCATCGAACTGGGCCGCCGCGCGCTCGAAGATGTCGACATGGCCGAGGGTTACCGGGTCGAAGGAACCCGGGCATACGGCGCCGCTCATGGGGGAAGACGGTACAGGGCAGCGGGCCAACTACCGAGCAACGGCGGTGTCGTCGAATTCGGCGAGTTCCAGCCGGGTGTCGCCGTATGTGCGCGACGACCACACCTGCCATCCGTCCGGCCACGTCAGTTCCGGAGCCGACGCCGGGCGTTCGATGACGGCGACGGTCCCGGCGGTCGTCCACCCGGCTTGTGTCAGCGTCGCGAGCACGGATTCGATCTCGACACCGTCGACCTCGTAGGGCGGGTCGGCGAGCACCAGGTCGACGGGCCGCGCGACGGCCGAGGCCAATACCGACGTGACGGCACCGCGCCGCACCGTCGTACCCATGACACCAAGCGCCGCGATGTTCTTGTCGATGACGCTCACGGCGCGTGGGTCGGATTCCACGAACGTCGCCGACACCGCACCGCGCGACATCGCTTCCAGGCCAAGCGCCCCCGATCCGGCGTACAGATCGAGCACCGCGATTCCGTCGAGATCCATTCGGGCCGTCAGGAGATTGAACAGCGATTCCCGTACTCGATCGGTGGTGGGGCGGGTTCCGGTGCGCGGCACCGTGATTCGCCGTCCACCCAGGTCGCCTGCGACGATGCGGGTCAGCTGACCACCACCAGGAGGTCGCCGCCTTCGACTTGTGCGGTGGCCGACACGGCGACGCGGGTGACCTCGCCGGCTTTGGGCGCGGTGATCGCGGCCTCCATCTTCATCGCCTCGATCGTGGCGATCGTCTGTCCCGCCTCGACCTTGTCGCCGGTTTCCACCCCGACGGTCACCACACCGGCGAAGGGGGCCGCGACGTGATCGGGGTTGGACCGGTCGGCCTTCTCGGCGGCGGGGACCTCGCTGGCGATGCTGTTGTCGCGCACCAACACCGGGCGCAGCTGGCCGTTGAAGATACACATCACCGTGCGCATACCGCGTTCGTCGGGATCGGAGATCGCCTCGAGCCCGATCAGCAGCTCCACACCCTTCTCGAGGCGCACCCGGTGTTCCTCACCCTGGCGCAGCCCGTAGAAGAACTGGTTGGCCGACAAGCCGGAGGTATCGCCGTACAGCTCCCGATGCGCCTCGAACTCCTTGGTGGGCCCCGGGAACAACAACCGGTTCAGTGTGGCTTGGCGGGCCTGCCCCGGTGTCGCCAGCGCCGCCTCATCCTCAGCGGCCAGCTCTTCCGGGGGTCGGGCCGGGGCGCGCCCGGCCAACGCCTTGGTGCGCAACGGTTCGGGCCAGCCACCTGGCGGGTCTCCGAGCTCA
The nucleotide sequence above comes from Mycolicibacterium moriokaense. Encoded proteins:
- a CDS encoding hemerythrin domain-containing protein; amino-acid sequence: MVETFVQSTDDVVKFLKDQHNLIKDMFDEVFSASDAKAREEAFVDLRQLLAVHETAEEMVVHPRVRHEAAKGDEIVDARLAEEHEAKKMLSALEGMDIDSKEFLDELAKFRDAVIDHAEHEENEEFTKLENKLSADDRGRMAKAVLAAQAIAPTRPHAGVESAKANFIAGPFASMLDRARDAIAAAVR
- the coaD gene encoding pantetheine-phosphate adenylyltransferase translates to MSGAVCPGSFDPVTLGHVDIFERAAAQFDEVVVAVLINPNKKGMFTLDERIAMIEESTAHLPNLRAESGEGLVVDFVKSRGLTAIVKGLRTGTDFEYELQMAQMNKHIAGVDTFFVATTPTYSFVSSSLAKEVATLGGDVSHLLPEPVNVRLQAKLKG
- the rsmD gene encoding 16S rRNA (guanine(966)-N(2))-methyltransferase RsmD, translated to MTRIVAGDLGGRRITVPRTGTRPTTDRVRESLFNLLTARMDLDGIAVLDLYAGSGALGLEAMSRGAVSATFVESDPRAVSVIDKNIAALGVMGTTVRRGAVTSVLASAVARPVDLVLADPPYEVDGVEIESVLATLTQAGWTTAGTVAVIERPASAPELTWPDGWQVWSSRTYGDTRLELAEFDDTAVAR
- the sepIVA gene encoding cell division protein SepIVA, which produces MYRVFEALDELGAIVEEARGVPMTAGCVVPRGDVLELIDDIKDAIPGELDDAQDVLDARDTLLREAKEHSTSTVSAAAAEADSLVNHARAEADRLLADAKSQADRMVAEARQHSERMVAEAREEAARLAATAKREYEASTGRAKTEADRLIENGNLAYEKAVQEGIKEQQRLVAQTEIVQTATLEATRLIDAAHAEADRLRGECDIYVDNKLAEFEDFLNGTLRSVGRGRHQLRTAAGTHDYATR